The stretch of DNA CGACACGAACGTCAGCGCCGCCGCGCTGCGCGGCTTCAGCGGCAGGGCGCGCACGCGGGCGCTCATGCCAGCGCCGCCGCGACCTCGTCGACGGTGAGCCAGCCGCCGCCGAGCACCTTGTTGACCTGCGGTGCGAACGCCGGGCTCTGCCGCAGCACCTCCCGCGCCGGCCCGTCGGCGACGACCTCGCCCTCCGCCATGACGACCGTGCGGTCGGCGAGCTCGGCGGCCAGCTCCACGTCGTGCGTCGACAGCACGACCGCGTGCCCGCGCGCGGCGAGGCCGCGCAGGATCGGCACCAGCCGGGTCTTGGCGGCGTAGTCGAGGCCGCGCGTCGGCTCGTCCAGCAGCAGCAACGGCGGCTCCCCGCCGAGCACGACCGCGAGCGCGAGCGCGAGGCGTTCGCCCTCGGACAGGTCGCTGGGGTGCCGGTCGCCGGGCACCCACGGCGCCAGCCGGTCCAGCACGCCGGCCGTCGTGCCGGTCGGCAGCCCCGCCTCGCGGTCGGCGGCGGCGCACTCCTCGGCGACGGTCTCCGCGTAGAGCAGCCGGCCCGGGTCCTGCGGCACCAGCCCGACGACGCGCGCCATCTCCCGTCCGGACCGCCCGTACGGGGCCCGCCCGGCGACGAGCACCCGCCCGTGCGACGGCTTGCGCAGGCCCACCAGGTGGGCGAGCAGCGTCGTCTTGCCGGCGCCGTTGCGGCCCATCAGCGCGACGACCTCGCCCGCCCGGAACGCCAGCGACACCTCGCGCAGCGCAACGAGATCGCCGTAGCGGGCGGAGAGACGTTCGGTGGCGGCGACGACCTCGCCGGCCGCCGCCGGTGCCGGGTCGGGCGACGGCAGCTCGCGCAGCGCGCCGGCCGCGCGGCGCGCGTCGCGCACCGACAGCGGCACCGGCTCCCAGCCGGCCAGCCGCGCCAGCTTGACCACCGGCGGCGCGACCGGCGCGTAGGCGAGCACCTCGCGCGGCGTGCCGGACGTGACGCTCGTCCCGTCGACGAGGACGACGCGGTCGGCGTACTGGGCGACGCGTTCCAGCCGGTGCTCCGCGAGCAGGACGGTCAGGCCGAGGTCGTGCACGAGGCGTTGCAGCGCGGCCAGCACCTCCTCCGCGGCGGGCGGGTCGAGCGCGGACGTCGGCTCGTCCAGCACCAGCACGCGCGGGTGCGCGGTGAGCACCGAGCCGACCGCGACGCGCTGCTGCTGGCCGGCCGACAGCGTCGGCAACGCCCGCCCGCGCAGCTCGGCCAGCCCCAGCAGGTCCAGCACGTCCTCGACCCGGCGGCGCATGGTGGCGGGCGCGAGGCCGAGGTTCTCCATCGCGTACGCGAGCTCGTCCTCG from Mycobacteriales bacterium encodes:
- a CDS encoding ATP-binding cassette domain-containing protein; its protein translation is MIRFDRVSFAYPGAAAPALRDVDLVVPEGELCLVVGRTGSGKSTLLRAVNGLVPHFSGGTLSGRVSVDGRDTRDHPPRELADVVGYVGQDPDAGFVTDTVEDELAYAMENLGLAPATMRRRVEDVLDLLGLAELRGRALPTLSAGQQQRVAVGSVLTAHPRVLVLDEPTSALDPPAAEEVLAALQRLVHDLGLTVLLAEHRLERVAQYADRVVLVDGTSVTSGTPREVLAYAPVAPPVVKLARLAGWEPVPLSVRDARRAAGALRELPSPDPAPAAAGEVVAATERLSARYGDLVALREVSLAFRAGEVVALMGRNGAGKTTLLAHLVGLRKPSHGRVLVAGRAPYGRSGREMARVVGLVPQDPGRLLYAETVAEECAAADREAGLPTGTTAGVLDRLAPWVPGDRHPSDLSEGERLALALAVVLGGEPPLLLLDEPTRGLDYAAKTRLVPILRGLAARGHAVVLSTHDVELAAELADRTVVMAEGEVVADGPAREVLRQSPAFAPQVNKVLGGGWLTVDEVAAALA